Within Dermacentor albipictus isolate Rhodes 1998 colony chromosome 3, USDA_Dalb.pri_finalv2, whole genome shotgun sequence, the genomic segment AGGTCGAAtgactttattttttttagcAGAACGGACACATTTTATTGTCGAACAGTTTTAATGCATCCTATAACTGCTGGATTCGATGAGGCTAACTTGAAGGCCCTGGTCATGAAGCACTTACATTGTGGTTGAACTGGACGTTCAGCACGTTGTGTGCTGAAAAAGTATAGAATACGGTGGAAATTAATGAACTAAGCAGGCTGTGAAATTATGCGTTAGTGAATGAATCAATCGAAACTTATAAACATTGAGACGAGGTACAGTTCAGATACCAGGGTACTACCCCTGCTGGTTCACACAACGCGTAATTAGAGAAATTTCATTTCTAGCTGCTGGCTCAACGCCGGTGCACTTCTCCACCGTCTACACATGCAAGTGAAGGTTCACGGAGGCCCAGGATTTCTTTCTGGAACCAGAACCTTTCACGCAGAGCGTCTGTTAGCTTGCTTTCGCCACGGTGATTCGATGCCCTTCGAGAAAGCTCTGGCACGAGCTGTCAACTTCTGTAGCTGCATTCCACAGCTTGCGCGCCGGCTGGTTTTCGATGCATTTAAGCATTTCGACCCCAGGGGCCAAATTCAAGAACGCCCATTGAGAACGTTCATTGAGAGCGCGTTAAAGACCCCCTGGtgctccaaattattccggagtcccctaatGCGGTGTGCTTCTTAATAAGATCATAGtcatggcacgtaaaaccccagaatttaattttaattcttCAGCGTGAAGTGCATACACGCACTCCTTTATTCAACATGCGCATGCAGCAAGAAAGTCTAGTTGCTCTGGCCGTTCATGTTGCAAAAAAgcttattgaaaaaaaagaaaaaaaaagaaggcgacaGCTATCGGCGGTCGACGAGCAACGAACCTTACACTctaagtgccccttctgccacacaacgataatcgtcatctgccttgatgtgtttcctttctttaacgctgcgagcccggtacttttcagtaacgaacggcgcgcgcgttatcagcatgatagcattgccgacagaaaatgctgtcatgctgataacgcacgcgtaaatgctatcatgctgataacgcgcgtgccgttcgttactgggaagtaccgggctcgcagcgttaaagaaaggaaacgcatcaaggcagatgacctttatcgttgtgtggcagaaggggcacttagAGTGCATCTTATCTTGCCACATAACGATAATGGTCatttgtcttgtccgcatttcctttctttgatgctgcgagcccggtacttccaagtcacaaacggcatgcgcgttatcagcatgacagagcatgttcgacaggaaagtagcgagcgcagcggtttcaagaaaggaaacgcaagcaagacagatgacggttacccttgtgtggcaagatacgaccaaaAGGCGTACATTTGTTTAAAAGCGTATCGTTCGCTCAGGAACGGCTGATCATGGTTTCGCGCATCATGAAGAAATGCTCTATGGTATGTCGTCACCTTCATTAAATTCGACACTTATGCGACAGGCAGAGCCGTTTAGCGCAGGCGGCTGCAGAGCGGCATGTCAGAGCCTTTACCGACTAACGGATTCCGCGTACGTCACACGCGTCATCTACAAAGCTTTGGACCAGAGTACTCGCCGATTCCGACAGCGGCTTCCGCTAGGTACATATACTTTGCTTGATATCTTTTCGATCGTTTGTCAATGGCATTTGTACGCTGTCGCCTAGCGCTCATCAGCTACCAAGTGTCGATGCGAGCAAGCGGTGATAAGCGTGAGGAAGCCGCAGTAGCGATAACGACCACATGCGTTACGCCGAGTCCGCAAGCGCATTTGTCGGAGCGCCCATGCTTTACGCTGGACCGGCTAACAAAGCCTGAAGATTTTTCGCGACAGCCGTAATATGTATGAGCGTGGTCGGCTTTCGGCCTGAGCGGTCGATGGGCAGTTGGGATAGCTCGAGGATCGCTAGCACACTTACCTTCTCAGGTGCGGAGCCGTTTCACCTTTCTATCCTCTTTTTTTTCACCCGCcagggttgctcagtggccatggtgttgggctgctgagcacgacgtcgcgggatcgaatcccggccacggcggccgcatttcgatgggggcgaaatgcgataacacccgtgtacttagatttaggtgcacgttaaagaaccccaggtggtcaaaattgctGGAGTCCTctaatacggcgtgcctcataatcagaaagtggttttggcacgtaaaaccccataattcaattttttaatCCCCTTTTTGTTCCCCTTTCTCCCTCCCCCAGTGTATGGTAgaaaaccgggtgctcgtctggttgaactctctgcctttcctgtcctctctctctatatatatatatctctttctctctgttggtcgcgggatcgaatcccggccacggcggccgcatttcgatgggggcgaaatgcgaaaacacccgtgtgcttagatttaggtgcacgttaaagaaccccaggtggtcaaaatttccggagtcctccactacggcgtgcctcataatcagaaagtggttttggcacgtaaaaccccaaatattattattatttctctctGTTGTGTTTCGTGTTAGCGTCGCGGGCGCATGTTCTAAGTACACCGGGTTTTCGTCCGCTTCCCAGAGACAAGCACACCGCGGCGATGGAATCCTGCTGGACCCGATGCCTACCGAAGTCCGTCAACAGGCAGCTGCTGCCGCTGAAGGCCCACTTTTTTCTCTACCTGGCTGGTACGAACTTTTGTGTGTAATGTTCCCCTTTTTGAGTGCGTATGCAGGGTCACTGCCGCCTTATTGTGTGAGCTTCTAATGCTGACGCTGATGTTGATGCTCGTGGAGATAACTTGGTCAGCGTAGCTGTACAGGCACATGCGAAGTTGCGGGTCTGCTGAAGCAGCCCAAGTGAACGGGAGCTGAACATGAAGTCCATAGTGTCGGGATAGCGAACACATTAGAAAGCCTAACATCGACCGAGCCTTGCTTCATGTCGTAAAATTTGTTGCTTGTCATGTGGGGTTAAATTGGAACTCCTATGCAGCTTTCTGAGCGCCCACTTGTAGTTTAGGGATGTTTGGAGATCGCTGAACTATAATATGCgttctcgtttctttctttttttttcctttgagcgTGTGTCTTCACCTAGACTATACGACGCCGTGCGGGTCAACCGGAAATGCGCCGGCCGCGCGAGCGGTGCACGACAGCTTAGATGGACGGCTCGTACACGGGGCACGCCAGAACGAACGAACGCGGCTGGTGAGGCCTTCGCGTCGCAAACTAGTTAGACATTTCTTAACCTAAACACGTGTGTATCATTCTCTTTGCCTTTTATTTCGCATTGTCTCATATTTTTATACGTTCTCAGAGCTTCGATTCATACATTTATTACTTCCAGCATGGTGCTTGATCAGGATTTTTATTGATTACAAGTGGTTGATTCTAAGCTTTCTGTCCGTGCTGATCACCTTCTTAATCCTTCTAAGCAATTAAGCTCCACAATCTGCATGAGAATCGTTTTGCTGCAATTAGCGTGGCAGCGGGTCTTGTGTCAACATCCGGCCTAGTTGCATCTTCGATGCGCTCAAATTTCATGCTGCCCGAGCTGCTTTTCAGGCCAAGTTGGCCTCGAGAATGCAAGATGACATGGGCTTGCTGACCACGAGATCTCTCGGAGAATCGACGGTTTTCTCGATTAAGGCGGACAGGACTTGGTAGTTTGACTCGCCAGAGTCCTCAGACTGTATCGAGTGGCACGCGCTGCCGTCTTTACTGTCATATAGCGTGTGACTGTGTTCTTCATTAGGCACGACTTGTGCAGGGATTTGCGAGAATATTGACTGTAAGTCTACCCTTGCGCGTGTGTTCCTGCCTGCACATTTAATAAAGCCTGTTTCTTTCTGAGTTATTCAATATTCCGGAGGTAGCCACTCCATTCATGAACGGTAGCATTTACTCAGTGTTCCGAACAAACGTTGTGGTTGCGTGGCACTCTTACGTTGGCGGTTTGTTGAAGTGGCCTTAGCGTGATCAAGGAAGCAGGTTCCGAAACGTTTTAATCTTTAGCATCCGTCGACTTGGTGATTGACCGCATCTCCATCGCTTCTAATCGTTATAAGACGGCTTGGTCATCATTACGTCGCCTTGATTGCAGTGACCACCCCGCGGGATGAAGAGACGAAATCACGCATCAGCTTTTTAAATAGGTTTCGCTGGCCTGTGAAGGCGCAGGGGTATTGTTCAGTCATACGTGAGAGCACATGCTGCCTGAATAGCTCATCTTTGTCCATGCCGTAGTAGCACATGTCTTGCTCTCTGCATCAGTCAGCCTATTAGATTGAGCCGAATCAAGCATCCGGCTGAGTCCATCTCCATGACAACCTTTATAGTAGCATAGCGCATAAACGATAGGGGAGTGGCTGCGTTTCGTTTGCTGTTGCTTGGTAAAAAGCCGTAAGATATGGCATTATACAACTGCATCAACAGAAGGCCTCCAGGTCTTCATGAGCACATTTAGGAATTAATGACGAACGATGACGATTTACTTCGTTTATCTCATCTTTAAAACAGGTTGCTGAAGTAGCTGCGCGTAGCGTTCTAGCGACCTATATATCTTCAAAAAATGTTCATGGCTGTGGCCATGTTCAGCTCAACTcgttctacattttttttttcgcctgacAGCTGTGCCATCTGCTGTAGGGCACTAAGTGCTGGTACTAAATCTTTGCTGATTTTGGGTAACCTGAAGCGCCAATAAACGCCAATCATCGTCATTGGGTAGCTTAGAGTTTAGAGGTATGCGACCGCTTTCAGCGGCATCGGTGACTGTATAAGAAACGCACAGCTGTTAGGGAATCGTTTTCACCGCAGCACAGTTGCGAACGCGTATCGCACAACCCTACATACGGTTGGCTTTCCATTTCGCAGGAATTCGCTATCGCGTGATTGAAAGATAGCACTATTGGAACTCCGCCACGCTCCTGATAACGACGAATGGAGATACAAGCTTTCTTGTTTGACTTACGATAGACGTCGGGCCTGGAATCAACGTTCGTGTCGGATGTACAGTACTTAACGCGGCCCCTTTGCGGCCTTGCATTCACGCTGCATGATCTGAGCTAAATTGTGAGACTTCGATGTGGGCCTGAAGCTGGTAACTCGCTGGTTTAAGAAATGTCTTACGGGCGCCTCTATTGCTCTGAAGCTGCACTTTTCTGATAGACACCTGCAGTGGTGACGGAAGTGGCTCAGACCTGTAAACGGTGCACATGGCGATGACCGCAGCGCTGGGCTTCTGTTTGAAGGAAAAACACCTACGGCATTTATTCGAATTTCCATTGAAACTTCTGTTCGAACTAACTTGGAAGTTGGCGCAATGTGGTGAAATTTTGCGACTATAGACGTGCTAGACCGAGATCACGCAATGTCTTAGTTGAAAATTCTGATAACAGAGTTGTCTTTTGTGGGCGCACGGAACCGGCTGTAGACTCACTGCCGCCCCAAATTTCGGTCTGTGCGGCCTTTACGGAAACTGGGTTGACAGCCGGTTTCATAGCCCTATGCCGAGGTGAGAAGCTCGTAGAAAACCTGTTGCTCACTTGTTGGCTTTGGGTGCCATCATAATCGGGAAGTGTAGCTCGCGCAAAAGGTCCATAACTTCGACGTTCTAACGGTGCATACTGGTTCCGCGACTATAAGACTCATAATATCTCTGAAAGTGTTCGTAAGAGATTTAGGTATTATGGCCTGATAGCTCGCTGTAGTTATCATTATTTGTTTTCCAGACAGCCCAGATATCTGTGTCACTTCGCTCCTCCGCATGCTCTTGCCATTTTATCCCTTGCATGGTGTTGAGGACGCAGGGGCCTCACTTTTATGGTCCACCTAGTGATAAGCAGCACTTGATAATATCTTTTAAAGATATTGTTACGAGCCACTTATCCTGAGGACAAAGAAGACGTTTCGTTTCGTTCACAAATGATGGTGCATACCCACTAATACGTTGCATAGCAGCCGAGAAAGAGGACGAGCTGTGCCCTGGTCCGGCATCTTTGTTGTTGTGCCACTCGCTGCCACTGTGTGAATATTGCGGATAAATCCTTTTTGACATCTCTTTATAACAATATTGTGGAGTTTAACGTTCAAGAACTTAACGTTGGGTTTTGAAACACCGTAGTAAAatgctccggattaattttaacaaCTTGAGGGCCATTTAACGAGTACCTAAATCTGAGATTACATGAGCGTATTGCTTTTAGCCCCCATTCAAATGCGGATGCCACAGCCGGGATAGAACCCGCGACATCAGGCTTGGAAGCAGTGTGCCATATCCACCGAATCACTGCAGAAGGCACAACGTCTTTGCCAGTGAAACATGCGATAAACTCTGAGATTCTCGACCTCTTAACTTAATTCTGTTACGTGAGGCTTAGTAGTCTGGATGGCACTCGCGCTCTTACTGAATGCATTTATGGCCTCGTTCTCGACGATACGTTTAAAACAATATGAAATTATCGCGTTGGCTAACCGTTGCGTATGAGTTGTACATCGTCTGTTGTCAGGAATGTTCtctttcgtgtgcttttctttttcaccagGACAAGCATGCGTGTCCCCGTACCTGGCGGTGATCGGGCGACAGGTAGGAATAAACGCTGCCACGATCGCTGTCATCTTCGCCATAACACCATTGGCCGCCGTCATCGTAAAGCCGCTGTGTGGAGTTGTCATCGACCGGACGCAAAACGCCACTGCCGTAATTGTCTTTCTTCAAGCCATCTTGATCGTCTCCCATGGGGTTGTTTTCTTCAGCCCCAGCTTCAAAGCCGACGCGGGTAGTTTGTTCACCGGTTACATAAACTGCAACTCTAGTCAGCTGATCGTATCGAACGCAAGTCCGGCCGCTAGCGTTCTCTCCGGGGCTAGCGAAAGTGCCCCGCTTCCCTGCAACTTGACAGTGATTGACGATGACTATTCAGTGAACGTCAACGTCACGAGTGCCTCGTACACCCTGGTTAACTTAAGAGGCCTGTCCGACATATGCATGAATGCGATGGTTAACGAGAGCGTTGCCAGTGAAATTTTCGCCGCCCTGCACTGTCCACGCGATGCCACTCAGTACGACGGCAAATTCTGGATCTACACCATTTCGATCGTCGTCGCCTGGACGTCTGCGGTAACCCTGTACACCGTCACGGATGCTGCCGTCTGCGAGTTGCTGGCCGACAACGTGAGCGCTTTCGGGCGCCAACGTCTCTGGGGCACCATCAGTTGGGGCGTTGTGAGCCCGCTGATCGGATTCATGATCGACGAAGCCAGTGACCCTACCCACACCGACTACAAGCCGGGCTTCTATTTCTTCGCGGCCTTCATGGCCTTGGACGTGTTCCTCATACTCTGCATGCCCCGCTTGCGTACGGCAGACTTGTCCATGAACTTTCTCAGGGACATCGCGACCCTGTTCTGCAACGCCGAGATCGTGCTGTTCATCGTGTGGACGTTCGTAGCTGGCGCCCTCATGGGTGTCGTATGGTCCTTCAACACATGGTATCTGGAAGACCTGCACGCCTCTAAGCTCTTGATCGGCCTGACCAACACGGTGATGTGCTTGTGCGTGGAGTTACCGTTTTTCTTCATTTCCAAAACAATACTCGAGAGCATCGGGTACTACTTATCCTACTCGGCGGCTTTACTGATGTTGTCAATCAAGTTCATCGGCTATTCGTATCTTGTCAATCCCTGGTACGGGCTCATCGTGGATATCCCGGGCGGCACCGTCTTTCCACTCGCCTACTCCGCCATGACTGTGTTCGCCAAGCGGGCGGCTACTCCTGGGACGACTGCTTCGATGATGTGCATCTTGGGCTCGACTTTGGAAGGTCTCGGTGAGTGGTGTGTTTGTTCTTTTGCGCGCCTCTCTTTAGTTCACTTTAGAGAGCGTAAGAATGGGTGTATGAAAGTGTTGAGTCTTTCATGTTCGCTTTGGCCAAACGCAGATATGAAAACAGGCTCACCATTGTCATGTAACACTTGCTTGGCAACGCCACTTGTGTGGCGATGTACTGGTATGAGCCTGGAAGCGTTCGCATCATTGAAATCGGCCAAGACAGTGCTGAGTAGGCCGATCAACATTGTGCGCCTTTCCCTATCGCAATGttctgcgtttttcttttttttttatcttagcaAGTGCGCTCAAATGAGCGCTCGTGTTTTTGTATTGTTCCGGTGGATCACTTTACTGTCACTCAAATGTAGTTCATGAGTAGCATAGTGTTCGAAGCAGCAGAGCTACGTAGCTCGATAAAAATGGAAGCTTTGGCCTGTCGCCTTTTTTTTCCAGGCATCGCCGCCGGAAATCTACTGGGCGGAATGAGCATTGACAAAATCGGCGCCCGGCTCACATTCCGCTATCTCGGCTACGTATCTGCGGGGTGCGCAATTTTGTGCACTCTGACCTACCTGTGTCTTCGGTACCTGGGCAGTGGCCGTTTAGGTGAGCATCCTGTTAACAGTTGGGTGGATAGGCAGTAAGCTTCCACAATGAAGACACTTCTTTCTCGGAAAAAGACGGTATTATATAACGCCGTGAACAAGGAAGACGTGTTCGTGCACGCTTTTGTAGTTGGAAATTAC encodes:
- the LOC135914036 gene encoding major facilitator superfamily domain-containing protein 6-like isoform X2, producing MESCWTRCLPKSVNRQLLPLKAHFFLYLAGQACVSPYLAVIGRQVGINAATIAVIFAITPLAAVIVKPLCGVVIDRTQNATAVIVFLQAILIVSHGVVFFSPSFKADAGSLFTGYINCNSSQLIVSNASPAASVLSGASESAPLPCNLTVIDDDYSVNVNVTSASYTLVNLRGLSDICMNAMVNESVASEIFAALHCPRDATQYDGKFWIYTISIVVAWTSAVTLYTVTDAAVCELLADNVSAFGRQRLWGTISWGVVSPLIGFMIDEASDPTHTDYKPGFYFFAAFMALDVFLILCMPRLRTADLSMNFLRDIATLFCNAEIVLFIVWTFVAGALMGVVWSFNTWYLEDLHASKLLIGLTNTVMCLCVELPFFFISKTILESIGYYLSYSAALLMLSIKFIGYSYLVNPWYGLIVDIPGGTVFPLAYSAMTVFAKRAATPGTTASMMCILGSTLEGLGIAAGNLLGGMSIDKIGARLTFRYLGYVSAGCAILCTLTYLCLRYLGSGRLDSSCRGYSPIGEARPDGCQGTGCPAV
- the LOC135914036 gene encoding major facilitator superfamily domain-containing protein 6-like isoform X1, translating into MESCWTRCLPKSVNRQLLPLKAHFFLYLAGQACVSPYLAVIGRQVGINAATIAVIFAITPLAAVIVKPLCGVVIDRTQNATAVIVFLQAILIVSHGVVFFSPSFKADAGSLFTGYINCNSSQLIVSNASPAASVLSGASESAPLPCNLTVIDDDYSVNVNVTSASYTLVNLRGLSDICMNAMVNESVASEIFAALHCPRDATQYDGKFWIYTISIVVAWTSAVTLYTVTDAAVCELLADNVSAFGRQRLWGTISWGVVSPLIGFMIDEASDPTHTDYKPGFYFFAAFMALDVFLILCMPRLRTADLSMNFLRDIATLFCNAEIVLFIVWTFVAGALMGVVWSFNTWYLEDLHASKLLIGLTNTVMCLCVELPFFFISKTILESIGYYLSYSAALLMLSIKFIGYSYLVNPWYGLIVDIPGGTVFPLAYSAMTVFAKRAATPGTTASMMCILGSTLEGLGIAAGNLLGGMSIDKIGARLTFRYLGYVSAGCAILCTLTYLCLRYLGSGRLGATPRSEKLGLTGAKEQDARLCDIAANNECAEGTYL